Proteins encoded within one genomic window of Phototrophicus methaneseepsis:
- a CDS encoding M48 family metallopeptidase has translation MDRWARIRQYVAAQQLETMPQIILNDQPVTYIVRKSGRAKYLSLRLDSKNGLQVVVPKTMRVSQREILLLLESRADWILKHLPRYEATTATQGTTVFEAGSTMPYLGTPYSLAIRPTDSDRARVTWDEANGFIVHVPGTLKGSARITAIREAFGRWYSKQARAYIVPLAQQWAQQMQLSIGSIRIKDQRTRWGSASSKNNLNFNRRLMMAPPEIIEYVIIHELCHFWEMNHSSRFWAHVGDYCPAYKRHRKWLRENGPTLRL, from the coding sequence ATGGATCGATGGGCTCGAATTCGTCAATATGTGGCTGCCCAGCAGCTAGAGACCATGCCACAAATCATCCTCAATGACCAACCTGTGACCTACATCGTGCGCAAGAGTGGGCGCGCCAAGTACCTCAGCCTGCGATTAGATAGCAAAAACGGCTTGCAAGTGGTGGTGCCAAAGACGATGCGCGTCAGCCAGCGAGAGATATTGCTGCTGCTGGAAAGCCGCGCCGATTGGATACTGAAGCATCTGCCGCGCTACGAAGCCACCACCGCCACACAAGGTACAACCGTCTTTGAAGCAGGCAGCACGATGCCTTATTTAGGCACGCCCTATTCCCTCGCCATCCGCCCGACGGATAGCGACCGGGCCCGCGTCACATGGGATGAAGCAAACGGCTTTATCGTACACGTACCGGGAACGCTCAAGGGATCAGCGCGCATTACCGCGATCCGCGAGGCATTTGGCAGATGGTACAGCAAACAAGCCAGGGCCTACATCGTGCCCTTAGCCCAACAATGGGCGCAGCAGATGCAGCTCAGTATCGGGTCCATCCGCATCAAAGATCAGCGGACACGCTGGGGCAGTGCCAGCAGCAAGAATAATCTCAACTTCAACCGCCGCCTGATGATGGCGCCGCCGGAGATTATCGAATACGTCATCATCCATGAATTGTGCCACTTCTGGGAGATGAACCACTCCTCACGGTTCTGGGCGCACGTCGGGGATTACTGCCCGGCCTATAAGCGGCATCGTAAATGGCTGCGAGAAAATGGCCCGACACTGCGACTGTGA
- a CDS encoding tetratricopeptide repeat protein, translating to MAKKQPVTANQPHREELYNMAISAVREGNPQGAKVLFTQILQQDPRNARAMMWLAKIARSKSERRRWLNRVLDINPQNEAAQKLLDRMDYNDSSRRNRLLFRLVTGAYVVIVLIVALLLLFAFAF from the coding sequence ATGGCGAAGAAACAACCTGTTACGGCCAACCAGCCGCACCGGGAAGAACTCTATAATATGGCGATTTCTGCCGTACGAGAAGGCAATCCCCAGGGGGCGAAGGTCCTCTTTACGCAGATTTTGCAGCAGGACCCCCGTAATGCACGGGCGATGATGTGGCTGGCGAAGATTGCCCGGTCGAAATCGGAACGCCGCCGCTGGCTGAACCGCGTACTGGACATCAACCCCCAGAACGAAGCCGCCCAGAAGTTGCTGGATCGGATGGATTATAATGATTCCTCACGTAGGAACCGCCTCCTGTTCCGCCTGGTGACCGGGGCGTATGTGGTTATTGTGCTGATTGTGGCGTTACTGCTGCTGTTTGCCTTCGCTTTCTAA
- a CDS encoding alkaline phosphatase family protein gives MTFSLSQTAAALESDIRANRLLSLPTPWADELLYPSYNGLSLRNIPHSVAAALGAPFAESIPLDERVWGGELPTGQIDRVVVFLMDGMGYLYLRQLMQEDDEIRHSVEALTNGRGPVPLTSVAPSSTAIALTALWTGGTPGQTGLLGTSMHLREYSMLSSMLAFSPLPGRHSREALVAMGMNLGTFVPLPGIAAHLAQAGIPTYQVQDQGLMGSGLSSILHRGVEKAYVHCSYSDMALRLHDALVETRGQRGYVGVYWPGVDSISHLYGAHSRYAHQEIKTQLTMLARLLNDPAVQDSRTLVMIAADHGEYDAPNIIDIATLPEARPIYEASAHGLSGDHRLGILHVREGMAEQVKATIDTHFSHALTYIDSAEALAAGFYGPAPHALGTHHRAGDLLIIPRRGWIIEDTSVIDLNLVSWHGGLDEWEMLIPLLWRVI, from the coding sequence ATGACCTTCAGCCTCAGCCAGACAGCCGCCGCACTTGAAAGCGATATTCGGGCAAATCGTCTCCTATCATTGCCCACACCCTGGGCCGATGAACTGCTCTATCCTTCTTATAACGGCTTATCGCTGCGCAACATCCCGCACAGCGTGGCGGCTGCCTTAGGCGCACCTTTTGCAGAGAGCATCCCGCTGGATGAACGCGTCTGGGGTGGCGAGCTGCCCACAGGCCAGATCGACCGTGTGGTCGTCTTCCTGATGGATGGGATGGGCTACCTGTACTTGCGTCAACTGATGCAAGAAGATGACGAGATTCGTCACAGTGTCGAAGCCCTCACCAATGGGCGCGGCCCGGTCCCGCTGACGTCCGTCGCACCGTCATCAACGGCCATTGCATTAACGGCCTTATGGACGGGCGGCACACCCGGCCAAACGGGATTGCTCGGTACGTCGATGCATCTGCGTGAATATAGTATGCTCAGCAGCATGCTCGCTTTTAGCCCGCTGCCGGGGCGGCATAGCCGCGAAGCGCTCGTGGCGATGGGCATGAACCTAGGGACTTTTGTGCCCCTGCCAGGGATCGCAGCGCATCTGGCGCAAGCAGGTATCCCGACTTATCAGGTGCAGGATCAAGGTTTGATGGGCAGCGGCCTTTCCAGCATCTTGCACCGAGGTGTAGAAAAGGCTTACGTCCATTGCAGCTACAGCGATATGGCCCTACGCCTGCACGACGCCCTTGTCGAAACACGAGGTCAGCGCGGCTACGTAGGCGTTTATTGGCCGGGTGTCGATAGCATCAGCCACCTGTATGGCGCGCATTCCCGCTATGCCCATCAGGAGATTAAAACACAGCTCACCATGCTGGCTCGCCTGCTCAATGATCCGGCTGTACAGGATAGCCGCACCCTGGTCATGATCGCCGCTGATCATGGCGAATATGACGCACCCAATATCATTGATATCGCCACCCTGCCAGAAGCACGCCCTATTTATGAAGCCAGCGCTCACGGCCTGAGCGGCGATCATCGCCTCGGCATCCTGCACGTGCGCGAAGGCATGGCTGAACAGGTCAAAGCCACGATTGATACCCATTTCAGCCATGCGTTGACGTACATTGACAGTGCAGAAGCGCTTGCCGCCGGATTTTATGGACCAGCACCTCATGCCTTGGGGACTCATCACCGCGCCGGGGACCTGCTCATTATTCCGCGCCGGGGCTGGATCATTGAAGATACCAGCGTCATCGACCTGAACCTAGTAAGCTGGCACGGCGGCCTGGATGAATGGGAGATGCTCATCCCTCTGTTGTGGCGCGTCATCTAA
- a CDS encoding M23 family metallopeptidase, translated as MIRPSDYSLRPGLGYNTKRPIRAVNALTMIRPYSPSDAMLKRMSHRALNPMLKRALFILFCLCLMLAPALAQEEAVTSPAAPTRPPATLTLQGDGFQVEQYFGPLVQGQVGLLRLVGDDISEAHALLRSREYTFYPASDGWYALIVADIDAQARAYTLSVIVQHADGQAATVEGQVTIESAGYIRQSFTVPADRAFLTEPEVERYEFARLGVYTDPQTPQMLWGENRFTLPIDSEINSAFGLYRILNQNSITRHTGWDQRAPVGTPVTAMADGVVVFADQLDIRGNYVLIDHGWGVYTGYAHFSQFNVEAGMSVQQGTIIGLSGNTGRSNGPHLHWEVIVQGEWIDGLEFVNMWLPSS; from the coding sequence GTGATAAGGCCATCTGACTATAGCCTGCGCCCTGGCTTGGGGTACAATACGAAACGACCTATCAGAGCCGTTAACGCCCTGACGATGATCCGGCCATATTCACCGAGTGACGCCATGCTCAAGCGCATGTCCCATCGCGCGCTCAATCCGATGCTCAAGCGCGCGCTATTCATCTTGTTTTGCCTTTGCCTGATGCTGGCCCCTGCGCTGGCCCAGGAGGAAGCCGTCACCAGCCCGGCAGCGCCGACGCGCCCGCCAGCAACCCTGACCTTACAGGGCGATGGGTTCCAGGTGGAGCAGTACTTCGGCCCATTGGTACAGGGGCAGGTTGGCTTGCTGCGATTGGTTGGCGATGACATCAGCGAAGCACATGCCCTGCTGCGCAGCCGAGAGTATACTTTTTATCCGGCCAGTGATGGCTGGTATGCGCTCATCGTCGCGGATATTGATGCCCAGGCCCGCGCCTATACGCTGTCTGTCATCGTACAACATGCTGATGGACAGGCCGCCACAGTTGAGGGGCAGGTCACCATTGAATCAGCGGGCTATATCCGCCAGAGCTTCACCGTCCCCGCTGACCGCGCCTTCCTGACTGAGCCGGAAGTTGAGCGGTATGAATTCGCACGATTAGGCGTCTATACCGACCCACAAACGCCGCAGATGCTATGGGGCGAGAATCGCTTTACCCTGCCTATCGACAGTGAGATCAATTCCGCCTTCGGGCTGTATCGCATCCTCAATCAGAACAGCATCACTCGTCACACAGGCTGGGACCAGCGCGCACCTGTTGGCACCCCCGTCACAGCAATGGCCGATGGTGTGGTCGTCTTCGCGGATCAACTTGATATTCGCGGCAATTATGTGCTCATCGACCATGGCTGGGGTGTGTATACGGGCTATGCCCACTTCTCGCAGTTCAATGTAGAAGCCGGAATGAGTGTACAGCAGGGGACGATTATCGGCCTGAGTGGCAACACCGGGCGCAGCAACGGGCCCCACCTGCACTGGGAAGTAATCGTGCAGGGAGAATGGATCGATGGGCTCGAATTCGTCAATATGTGGCTGCCCAGCAGCTAG
- a CDS encoding peptidoglycan recognition protein family protein — protein MASHQFTRRDALLAIGLLGIGTGFIGALGISGLFWRKRDGAPREMPPTPTAAPDEQATLASAPPMVTRAQWGALAPDHNARAENGFYGPGNPGGWRVYDAPLAEVYTTLVVHHSSYIFIDDRRTLLDIQRLHREDRRWADVAYHYFVGRDGVLYEGRDIHVRGAHVEGANTGSVGVCFLGNYVHDELPAAQIQGTFVLMRWLADTLQLTHIATHRAFNDFTECPGEQLTAYIPQFAAITGLAIGTEGYVPPSES, from the coding sequence ATGGCTTCTCATCAATTCACACGCCGGGATGCCCTGCTGGCGATAGGTCTGCTGGGCATTGGGACTGGTTTCATAGGGGCATTGGGGATAAGCGGGCTGTTCTGGCGAAAGCGCGATGGTGCGCCAAGAGAGATGCCCCCTACGCCTACTGCCGCGCCCGATGAACAAGCGACATTGGCGAGCGCACCACCTATGGTCACGCGTGCACAGTGGGGCGCGCTGGCGCCAGATCACAATGCACGCGCCGAAAATGGATTTTACGGCCCTGGCAACCCAGGTGGCTGGCGTGTTTACGATGCACCGCTCGCAGAGGTCTATACGACGCTGGTTGTGCATCACTCATCCTATATTTTTATTGATGATCGTAGGACCTTGCTAGATATTCAACGCCTCCACCGTGAAGATCGTCGTTGGGCTGATGTCGCTTATCATTACTTCGTGGGGCGGGATGGCGTTCTTTACGAAGGGCGTGATATCCATGTGCGTGGTGCCCACGTAGAAGGGGCTAATACGGGCAGCGTCGGCGTCTGCTTTTTAGGCAATTACGTCCATGACGAGTTACCCGCCGCCCAGATTCAAGGCACTTTTGTGCTGATGCGCTGGCTGGCAGATACCTTACAGTTGACGCATATCGCCACACATCGCGCGTTCAATGATTTTACGGAGTGCCCTGGCGAACAACTTACCGCTTATATACCCCAATTCGCGGCCATTACCGGGCTGGCTATCGGCACAGAAGGCTACGTGCCACCAAGTGAATCCTGA